One stretch of Glycine soja cultivar W05 chromosome 7, ASM419377v2, whole genome shotgun sequence DNA includes these proteins:
- the LOC114418998 gene encoding glycine-rich cell wall structural protein-like: MKRKFISVVVLGVCLVLGISQYVDARNLEEKSKEEVKKPENCLDGGSIGGVGGIGDVGGGGGGLGGGYGGGAGGDSGLGGGYGGGAGSGGVGGLGGGSGLGGGIGGGIYKGIGIGGGIYKGIGFGGVGGGVGAIGGIGGVIGGFKHVEANKP, translated from the coding sequence ATGAAGAGGAAATTCATTTCGGTGGTTGTTTTGGGAGTATGTTTGGTGCTGGGAATATCCCAATATGTTGATGCAAGAAACTTGGAGGAAAAATCAAAGGAAGAGGTCAAGAAGCCAGAAAATTGCTTAGATGGAGGGTCCATTGGTGGTGTTGGAGGAATTGGAGATGtgggtggaggtggtggtggtttaGGAGGTGGCTATGGAGGAGGAGCTGGAGGTGATAGTGGTTTAGGTGGTGGATATGGAGGAGGAGCTGGAAGTGGTGGAGTGGGAGGACTTGGAGGTGGTAGTGGTCTAGGTGGTGGAATTGGGGGAGGCATTTACAAAGGAATTGGAATTGGAGGAGGCATTTACAAAGGAATTGGATTTGGAGGGGTTGGAGGTGGTGTAGGTGCTATTGGTGGTATTGGTGGTGTCATTGGTGGTTTCAAGCATGTTGAAGCCAACAAGCCTTGA
- the LOC114417775 gene encoding uncharacterized protein LOC114417775, translated as MQRRLLVPFLYIGVTNGDICCNEAQKARLGGAPGANPQLTLTLSSYHVNNLEKDLVRDANGKRLRVKAPVRIYLICNPSRRLVTHVIYTSLPRSPFVVKF; from the exons ATGCAGCGGCGACTTCTTGTTCCATTTTTGTACATCGGCGTGACTAACGGCGACATATGTTGCAATGAAGCCCAGAAAGCCCGACTTGGAGGAGCTCCCGGGGCAAATCCGCAACTAACGTTAACCCTTTCCTCCTACCACGTGAATAACCTCGAGAAGG ACTTGGTTCGCGACGCAAATGGCAAGCGGCTCAGGGTTAAGGCACCTGTGAGGATTTATCTAATCTGCAATCCTTCTAGACGTTTGGTGACTCATGTAATCTACACATCACTACCAAGAAGTCCCTTTGTGGTGAAG TTTTGA